Proteins encoded by one window of Ovis canadensis isolate MfBH-ARS-UI-01 breed Bighorn chromosome 14, ARS-UI_OviCan_v2, whole genome shotgun sequence:
- the MEIS3 gene encoding homeobox protein Meis3 isoform X2, with product MARRYDELPHYPGIVDSTAALAGFSEAVSSAPRAPGPYGPHRPPQPPGLDSDGLRREKDEIYGHPLFPLLALVFEKCELATCSPRDGAGTGLGTPPGGDVCSSDSFNEDIAAFAKQVRSERPLFSSNPELDNLMIQAIQVLRFHLLELEKGKMPIDLVIEDRDSSCREDLDDYPASCPSLPDQNTTWIRDHEDSGSVHLGTPGPSSGGLASQSGDNSSDQGDGLDTSVASPSSGGEDEELDQERRQNKKRGIFPKVATNIMRAWLFQHLSHPYPSEEQKKQLAQDTGLTILQVNNWFINARRRIVQPMIDQSNRTGQGAAFSPEGQPMAGYTETQSHVTGRPPDPTLWTVTASGSYLLLVTTWPTSYAAPPNSTPTSLGPCCDMRGLSAHSRVSHGQRQGLPALHPTVPSPLLKTQAEISGLGLQKLPAGDTQDREGVGGGLGPSGKEGHLDLTFGEVPFILPARHPLSPLPLPPSSGVFSFF from the exons ATGGCCCGGAGG TACGATGAGCTGCCCCACTACCCCGGCATCGTGGACAGCACCGCAGCCCTGGCTGGCTTCTCGGAGGCAGTGTCCTCGGCACCGAGAGCCCCCGGGCCCTATGGCCCCCACCGGCCTCCCCAGCCCCCGGGCTTGGACAGTGACGGCCTGAGAAGGGAGAAAGATGAGATCTATGG cCACCCGCTCTTCCCGCTGCTAGCCCTGGTCTTTGAGAAATGTGAATTGGCCACGTGTTCTCCCCGTGATGGGGCTGGGACTGGGCTGGGCACACCCCCGGGCGGTGACGTCTGTTCCTCCGATTCCTTCAACGAAGACATTGCAGCCTTTGCCAAGCAG gTCCGCTCCGAGAGGCCCCTCTTCTCCTCCAACCCAGAGCTGGACAATCTG ATGATACAGGCCATTCAAGTGCTCCGCTTCCACCTACTGGAGCTGGAGAAG GGGAAGATGCCCATCGACCTGGTCATCGAGGATCGGGACAGCAGCTGCAGAGAGGACCTCGACGACTACCCGGcctcctgccccagcctcccagACCAG AATACTACGTGGATTAGAGACCATGAAGACAGCGGGTCTGTACATTTGGGGACCCCAGGTCCATCCAGCGGGGGCCTGGCCTCTCAGAGTGGGGACAACTCCAGTGACCAAG GAGACGGACTGGACACCAGTGTGGCCTCTCCCAGCTCTGGGGGAGAGGATGAGGAGCTGGACCAGGAGCGGCGGCAGAACAAGAAGAGAGGGATCTTCCCCAAGGTGGCCACCAACATCATGAGAGCCTGGTTGTTCCAGCACCTTTCG CACCCGTACCCCTCAGAGGAGCAGAAGAAACAGCTGGCGCAGGACACGGGGCTCACCATCCTGCAAGTCAACAACTG GTTCATTAACGCCCGGCGTCGCATCGTGCAACCGATGATCGATCAATCCAACCGCACAG GGCAGGGTGCGGCCTTCAGCCCAGAGGGCCAGCCCATGGCGGGCTACACCGAAACTCAGTCACACGTGACCGGCAGGCCTCCAG ACCCCACCCTCTGGACTGTGACCGCTTCAGGCTCTTACCTGCTTCTGGTTACCACCTGGCCCACCTCCTACGCCGCCCCCCCCAACTCAACGCCTACCTCCCTGGGACCCTGCTGTGACATGAGGGGCCTGAGCGCCCACTCGAGGGTCTCTCACGGACAAAGACAAGGCCTCCCAGCCCTGCACCCCACTGTGCCATCACCTCTGCTCAAAACCCAAGCTGAGATCTCAGGCCTGGGTCTTCAGAAGTTGCCGGCTGGGGACACCCAGGACAGagaaggggttgggggtgggctggggccaTCAGGGAAGGAAGGTCACCTGGATCTGACATTTGGGGAGGTTCCCTTCATCCTCCCAGCCCGCCACCCTCTTTCCCCTCTCCCCCTACCTCCCTCTTCtggtgtcttctcttttttttaa
- the MEIS3 gene encoding homeobox protein Meis3 isoform X3 — protein MARRYDELPHYPGIVDSTAALAGFSEAVSSAPRAPGPYGPHRPPQPPGLDSDGLRREKDEIYGHPLFPLLALVFEKCELATCSPRDGAGTGLGTPPGGDVCSSDSFNEDIAAFAKQVRSERPLFSSNPELDNLMIQAIQVLRFHLLELEKVHDLCDNFCHRYITCLKGKMPIDLVIEDRDSSCREDLDDYPASCPSLPDQNTTWIRDHEDSGSVHLGTPGPSSGGLASQSGDNSSDQGDGLDTSVASPSSGGEDEELDQERRQNKKRGIFPKVATNIMRAWLFQHLSHPYPSEEQKKQLAQDTGLTILQVNNWFINARRRIVQPMIDQSNRTGQGAAFSPEGQPMAGYTETQSHVTGRPPGSMGMSLNLEGEWHYL, from the exons ATGGCCCGGAGG TACGATGAGCTGCCCCACTACCCCGGCATCGTGGACAGCACCGCAGCCCTGGCTGGCTTCTCGGAGGCAGTGTCCTCGGCACCGAGAGCCCCCGGGCCCTATGGCCCCCACCGGCCTCCCCAGCCCCCGGGCTTGGACAGTGACGGCCTGAGAAGGGAGAAAGATGAGATCTATGG cCACCCGCTCTTCCCGCTGCTAGCCCTGGTCTTTGAGAAATGTGAATTGGCCACGTGTTCTCCCCGTGATGGGGCTGGGACTGGGCTGGGCACACCCCCGGGCGGTGACGTCTGTTCCTCCGATTCCTTCAACGAAGACATTGCAGCCTTTGCCAAGCAG gTCCGCTCCGAGAGGCCCCTCTTCTCCTCCAACCCAGAGCTGGACAATCTG ATGATACAGGCCATTCAAGTGCTCCGCTTCCACCTACTGGAGCTGGAGAAG GTCCACGACCTGTGCGACAACTTCTGTCACCGCTACATCACCTGCCTCAAGGGGAAGATGCCCATCGACCTGGTCATCGAGGATCGGGACAGCAGCTGCAGAGAGGACCTCGACGACTACCCGGcctcctgccccagcctcccagACCAG AATACTACGTGGATTAGAGACCATGAAGACAGCGGGTCTGTACATTTGGGGACCCCAGGTCCATCCAGCGGGGGCCTGGCCTCTCAGAGTGGGGACAACTCCAGTGACCAAG GAGACGGACTGGACACCAGTGTGGCCTCTCCCAGCTCTGGGGGAGAGGATGAGGAGCTGGACCAGGAGCGGCGGCAGAACAAGAAGAGAGGGATCTTCCCCAAGGTGGCCACCAACATCATGAGAGCCTGGTTGTTCCAGCACCTTTCG CACCCGTACCCCTCAGAGGAGCAGAAGAAACAGCTGGCGCAGGACACGGGGCTCACCATCCTGCAAGTCAACAACTG GTTCATTAACGCCCGGCGTCGCATCGTGCAACCGATGATCGATCAATCCAACCGCACAG GGCAGGGTGCGGCCTTCAGCCCAGAGGGCCAGCCCATGGCGGGCTACACCGAAACTCAGTCACACGTGACCGGCAGGCCTCCAG GATCAATGGGGATGAGTTTGAACTTAGAAGGAGAGTGGCATTATCTATAG
- the MEIS3 gene encoding homeobox protein Meis3 isoform X5, with protein MIQAIQVLRFHLLELEKGKMPIDLVIEDRDSSCREDLDDYPASCPSLPDQNTTWIRDHEDSGSVHLGTPGPSSGGLASQSGDNSSDQGDGLDTSVASPSSGGEDEELDQERRQNKKRGIFPKVATNIMRAWLFQHLSHPYPSEEQKKQLAQDTGLTILQVNNWFINARRRIVQPMIDQSNRTGQGAAFSPEGQPMAGYTETQSHVTGRPPDPTLWTVTASGSYLLLVTTWPTSYAAPPNSTPTSLGPCCDMRGLSAHSRVSHGQRQGLPALHPTVPSPLLKTQAEISGLGLQKLPAGDTQDREGVGGGLGPSGKEGHLDLTFGEVPFILPARHPLSPLPLPPSSGVFSFF; from the exons ATGATACAGGCCATTCAAGTGCTCCGCTTCCACCTACTGGAGCTGGAGAAG GGGAAGATGCCCATCGACCTGGTCATCGAGGATCGGGACAGCAGCTGCAGAGAGGACCTCGACGACTACCCGGcctcctgccccagcctcccagACCAG AATACTACGTGGATTAGAGACCATGAAGACAGCGGGTCTGTACATTTGGGGACCCCAGGTCCATCCAGCGGGGGCCTGGCCTCTCAGAGTGGGGACAACTCCAGTGACCAAG GAGACGGACTGGACACCAGTGTGGCCTCTCCCAGCTCTGGGGGAGAGGATGAGGAGCTGGACCAGGAGCGGCGGCAGAACAAGAAGAGAGGGATCTTCCCCAAGGTGGCCACCAACATCATGAGAGCCTGGTTGTTCCAGCACCTTTCG CACCCGTACCCCTCAGAGGAGCAGAAGAAACAGCTGGCGCAGGACACGGGGCTCACCATCCTGCAAGTCAACAACTG GTTCATTAACGCCCGGCGTCGCATCGTGCAACCGATGATCGATCAATCCAACCGCACAG GGCAGGGTGCGGCCTTCAGCCCAGAGGGCCAGCCCATGGCGGGCTACACCGAAACTCAGTCACACGTGACCGGCAGGCCTCCAG ACCCCACCCTCTGGACTGTGACCGCTTCAGGCTCTTACCTGCTTCTGGTTACCACCTGGCCCACCTCCTACGCCGCCCCCCCCAACTCAACGCCTACCTCCCTGGGACCCTGCTGTGACATGAGGGGCCTGAGCGCCCACTCGAGGGTCTCTCACGGACAAAGACAAGGCCTCCCAGCCCTGCACCCCACTGTGCCATCACCTCTGCTCAAAACCCAAGCTGAGATCTCAGGCCTGGGTCTTCAGAAGTTGCCGGCTGGGGACACCCAGGACAGagaaggggttgggggtgggctggggccaTCAGGGAAGGAAGGTCACCTGGATCTGACATTTGGGGAGGTTCCCTTCATCCTCCCAGCCCGCCACCCTCTTTCCCCTCTCCCCCTACCTCCCTCTTCtggtgtcttctcttttttttaa
- the MEIS3 gene encoding homeobox protein Meis3 isoform X4, whose protein sequence is MARRYDELPHYPGIVDSTAALAGFSEAVSSAPRAPGPYGPHRPPQPPGLDSDGLRREKDEIYGHPLFPLLALVFEKCELATCSPRDGAGTGLGTPPGGDVCSSDSFNEDIAAFAKQVRSERPLFSSNPELDNLMIQAIQVLRFHLLELEKGKMPIDLVIEDRDSSCREDLDDYPASCPSLPDQNTTWIRDHEDSGSVHLGTPGPSSGGLASQSGDNSSDQGDGLDTSVASPSSGGEDEELDQERRQNKKRGIFPKVATNIMRAWLFQHLSHPYPSEEQKKQLAQDTGLTILQVNNWFINARRRIVQPMIDQSNRTGQGAAFSPEGQPMAGYTETQSHVTGRPPGSMGMSLNLEGEWHYL, encoded by the exons ATGGCCCGGAGG TACGATGAGCTGCCCCACTACCCCGGCATCGTGGACAGCACCGCAGCCCTGGCTGGCTTCTCGGAGGCAGTGTCCTCGGCACCGAGAGCCCCCGGGCCCTATGGCCCCCACCGGCCTCCCCAGCCCCCGGGCTTGGACAGTGACGGCCTGAGAAGGGAGAAAGATGAGATCTATGG cCACCCGCTCTTCCCGCTGCTAGCCCTGGTCTTTGAGAAATGTGAATTGGCCACGTGTTCTCCCCGTGATGGGGCTGGGACTGGGCTGGGCACACCCCCGGGCGGTGACGTCTGTTCCTCCGATTCCTTCAACGAAGACATTGCAGCCTTTGCCAAGCAG gTCCGCTCCGAGAGGCCCCTCTTCTCCTCCAACCCAGAGCTGGACAATCTG ATGATACAGGCCATTCAAGTGCTCCGCTTCCACCTACTGGAGCTGGAGAAG GGGAAGATGCCCATCGACCTGGTCATCGAGGATCGGGACAGCAGCTGCAGAGAGGACCTCGACGACTACCCGGcctcctgccccagcctcccagACCAG AATACTACGTGGATTAGAGACCATGAAGACAGCGGGTCTGTACATTTGGGGACCCCAGGTCCATCCAGCGGGGGCCTGGCCTCTCAGAGTGGGGACAACTCCAGTGACCAAG GAGACGGACTGGACACCAGTGTGGCCTCTCCCAGCTCTGGGGGAGAGGATGAGGAGCTGGACCAGGAGCGGCGGCAGAACAAGAAGAGAGGGATCTTCCCCAAGGTGGCCACCAACATCATGAGAGCCTGGTTGTTCCAGCACCTTTCG CACCCGTACCCCTCAGAGGAGCAGAAGAAACAGCTGGCGCAGGACACGGGGCTCACCATCCTGCAAGTCAACAACTG GTTCATTAACGCCCGGCGTCGCATCGTGCAACCGATGATCGATCAATCCAACCGCACAG GGCAGGGTGCGGCCTTCAGCCCAGAGGGCCAGCCCATGGCGGGCTACACCGAAACTCAGTCACACGTGACCGGCAGGCCTCCAG GATCAATGGGGATGAGTTTGAACTTAGAAGGAGAGTGGCATTATCTATAG
- the MEIS3 gene encoding homeobox protein Meis3 isoform X1, whose product MARRYDELPHYPGIVDSTAALAGFSEAVSSAPRAPGPYGPHRPPQPPGLDSDGLRREKDEIYGHPLFPLLALVFEKCELATCSPRDGAGTGLGTPPGGDVCSSDSFNEDIAAFAKQVRSERPLFSSNPELDNLMIQAIQVLRFHLLELEKVHDLCDNFCHRYITCLKGKMPIDLVIEDRDSSCREDLDDYPASCPSLPDQNTTWIRDHEDSGSVHLGTPGPSSGGLASQSGDNSSDQGDGLDTSVASPSSGGEDEELDQERRQNKKRGIFPKVATNIMRAWLFQHLSHPYPSEEQKKQLAQDTGLTILQVNNWFINARRRIVQPMIDQSNRTGQGAAFSPEGQPMAGYTETQSHVTGRPPDPTLWTVTASGSYLLLVTTWPTSYAAPPNSTPTSLGPCCDMRGLSAHSRVSHGQRQGLPALHPTVPSPLLKTQAEISGLGLQKLPAGDTQDREGVGGGLGPSGKEGHLDLTFGEVPFILPARHPLSPLPLPPSSGVFSFF is encoded by the exons ATGGCCCGGAGG TACGATGAGCTGCCCCACTACCCCGGCATCGTGGACAGCACCGCAGCCCTGGCTGGCTTCTCGGAGGCAGTGTCCTCGGCACCGAGAGCCCCCGGGCCCTATGGCCCCCACCGGCCTCCCCAGCCCCCGGGCTTGGACAGTGACGGCCTGAGAAGGGAGAAAGATGAGATCTATGG cCACCCGCTCTTCCCGCTGCTAGCCCTGGTCTTTGAGAAATGTGAATTGGCCACGTGTTCTCCCCGTGATGGGGCTGGGACTGGGCTGGGCACACCCCCGGGCGGTGACGTCTGTTCCTCCGATTCCTTCAACGAAGACATTGCAGCCTTTGCCAAGCAG gTCCGCTCCGAGAGGCCCCTCTTCTCCTCCAACCCAGAGCTGGACAATCTG ATGATACAGGCCATTCAAGTGCTCCGCTTCCACCTACTGGAGCTGGAGAAG GTCCACGACCTGTGCGACAACTTCTGTCACCGCTACATCACCTGCCTCAAGGGGAAGATGCCCATCGACCTGGTCATCGAGGATCGGGACAGCAGCTGCAGAGAGGACCTCGACGACTACCCGGcctcctgccccagcctcccagACCAG AATACTACGTGGATTAGAGACCATGAAGACAGCGGGTCTGTACATTTGGGGACCCCAGGTCCATCCAGCGGGGGCCTGGCCTCTCAGAGTGGGGACAACTCCAGTGACCAAG GAGACGGACTGGACACCAGTGTGGCCTCTCCCAGCTCTGGGGGAGAGGATGAGGAGCTGGACCAGGAGCGGCGGCAGAACAAGAAGAGAGGGATCTTCCCCAAGGTGGCCACCAACATCATGAGAGCCTGGTTGTTCCAGCACCTTTCG CACCCGTACCCCTCAGAGGAGCAGAAGAAACAGCTGGCGCAGGACACGGGGCTCACCATCCTGCAAGTCAACAACTG GTTCATTAACGCCCGGCGTCGCATCGTGCAACCGATGATCGATCAATCCAACCGCACAG GGCAGGGTGCGGCCTTCAGCCCAGAGGGCCAGCCCATGGCGGGCTACACCGAAACTCAGTCACACGTGACCGGCAGGCCTCCAG ACCCCACCCTCTGGACTGTGACCGCTTCAGGCTCTTACCTGCTTCTGGTTACCACCTGGCCCACCTCCTACGCCGCCCCCCCCAACTCAACGCCTACCTCCCTGGGACCCTGCTGTGACATGAGGGGCCTGAGCGCCCACTCGAGGGTCTCTCACGGACAAAGACAAGGCCTCCCAGCCCTGCACCCCACTGTGCCATCACCTCTGCTCAAAACCCAAGCTGAGATCTCAGGCCTGGGTCTTCAGAAGTTGCCGGCTGGGGACACCCAGGACAGagaaggggttgggggtgggctggggccaTCAGGGAAGGAAGGTCACCTGGATCTGACATTTGGGGAGGTTCCCTTCATCCTCCCAGCCCGCCACCCTCTTTCCCCTCTCCCCCTACCTCCCTCTTCtggtgtcttctcttttttttaa